The Euphorbia lathyris chromosome 8, ddEupLath1.1, whole genome shotgun sequence genome has a window encoding:
- the LOC136203331 gene encoding transcription factor MYB3-like: MALISTKKEATRGVWTEEEDHKLSQIIQIHGPNKWKSLAAKAGLKRCGKSCRLRWMNFLRPNIKRGNISDQEEDLILRLHKLLGNRWSLIAGRLPGRTDHEIKNYWNSHLSKKIKMKMKEKQVKSSSSVESQKAEVSIGMEMMVEKGRSEESSSKIDEYSKSNSIGDDFFDFSQEGPLNLELMSKFLDLDQTWFDFL, from the exons ATGGCTCTTATAAGCACTAAAAAAGAAGCTACCAGAGGAGTTTGgacagaagaagaagatcatAAGCTGTCTCAAATCATTCAAATTCATGGCCCAAACAAGTGGAAATCACTTGCAGCTAAAGCTG GTCTTAAGAGATGTGGAAAGAGTTGCAGGCTTAGATGGATGAATTTTCTTAGACCAAATATCAAGAGAGGAAATATATCAGACCAAGAAGAAGACTTGATACTCAGGCTTCATAAACTACTTGGCAACAG GTGGTCTTTGATTGCTGGAAGATTGCCGGGTCGAACAGATCACGAAATAAAGAACTACTGGAATTCTCATTTGAGCAAAAAGataaagatgaagatgaaggagAAACAAGTTAAAAGCTCAAGCTCAGTAGAATCACAGAAGGCCGAGGTTAGTATTGGAATGGAGATGATGGTGGAAAAAGGTAGGAGTGAAGAAAGTAGCTCAAAAATAGATGAATACTCAAAATCAAACTCTATTGGAGATGATTTCTTTGATTTCTCTCAGGAAGGGCCTCTCAATTTGGAGTTGATGAGTAAATTTCTTGACCTCGATCAAACCTGGTTCGATTTCCTATGA